In Oncorhynchus keta strain PuntledgeMale-10-30-2019 chromosome 36, Oket_V2, whole genome shotgun sequence, the DNA window caaatcgatggtgcCCACTAAAtggactttttgggatataaagaaggattttatctaacataAACActacatgttgtagctgggaccctttggattacAAATCAgaagaagattttcaaaaagCAAGTGAATATTTAATTGCTATTTGTCAATTTATGGCGGGACACCTTGCCCTAAGAAgatttaagacactaacagcttacagacggtaggcaattaaggtcacagttatgatgagctaggacactaaagaggcctttctactggctctgaaaaacaccaaaagaaagatgcccagggtccctgctcatctgcatgaacatgccttaggcatgctgcaaggaagcatgagaactgcagatgtggccagggcaataaattgaaaTGTTCGTACTTTtagacgcctaagacagagctacagggagacaggatggacagctgatcgtcctcgtagtggcagaccacgtgtaacaacacctgcacaggatcgataAATCCAAacgtcacacctgcgggacaggtaaaggatggcaacaacaactgccagagttacaccaggaatgcacaatccctccatcagtgctcagactgtccgcaataggctgagagatgctggactgagggcttgtaggctcTTTTTGGAGGCAGGCCCTCACCAgaaatcaccggcaacaatgtcacctatgggcacaaacccatcatcgctggaccagacaggactggcaaaaagtgctctttagTGAAGAGTCACATTTTTTCCTCTACCCacgggtgatggtcggattcgcatttatcgttgAGGAAattagcgttacaccgaggcctgtactctggagcaggattgatTTGGACGTGGAGGGTCTGTCATTGTCTGgggaggtgtgtcacagcatcatcgaactgagcttgttgtcattgaaggcaatctcaacgctgtgcattacagggaagacgtattcctccctcatgtggtaccctttctgcaggctcatcctgacatgaccctccagcatgacaatgccaccagccatactgctcgttctgtgtgtgatttccttcaagacagcaatgtcagtgttctgcaatggccagcgaagagcccggatcacAATCCcatttgagcacatctgggacctgttgaatcggagggtgagggctagggccattccccccagaaatgtctgagaacttgcaggtgccttggtggaagagtggggtaaaatctcacagcaagaactagcaaatctggtgcagtccatgaggaggagatgcactgcagtacttaatgcagctggtggccacaccagatactgactgttacttttgattttgagcCCCCCCTtagttcagggacacattattcaatttctgttagtgacatgtctgtggaacctgttcagtttatgtctcagttgttgaatcttgttatgttcatacaaatatttacacatgtgaagtttgctgaaaataaacgcagttgacagtgagagtttctttttttgctgagtttatatctaGTTCTTGATGCCCCAATGAAGTGATTATGTTTGTTAAGGTCTCTGATGTGGTCCATTGGTAGATCGGCATTATACATCATTGACTGGTTTTCCTAAACAGTTCAATATGGTGGTTTTACAACAGGGGCAACTAgtatttctccctgtctctctgtctctatttcaatctctctctctttgtctgtctttatttatctcaatctctttttATACCCCCACCCCTTCTCTTTTTATTCCCCCGCCCcttctccacaatcacccaacctcaatccaattgagatggtttgggatgagttggaccacagagtgaaagaaaagcagccaacaagtgctcagcatatgtgggaacaccttCAAAGCTGGAAAGGCattcctcatgaaactggttgccaagagtgtgaaaagctgtcatgaaggcaaagatTGGTTACCTTGAAGAATCTAAactataaaatagattttgatttgtttaagacttctttggttactacatgattccatatatgttatttcatagttttgatgtcttcactattattctacaatgtaaaaaatgtaaatagccatgttattttttactcgttattgttattccaCCCTCATCCTAATTCTATTGTTATTCACtttgtatttattcctcgtgtcaGTCTGCCCAAACAGCTTTGACTTCTGAACACTGAGAGGAAAATCCTCCTGTGCTCTTCAAAGTTTACTTTCTGGAGAAAACTCATTAACATGCTAACTAGAGCTGTATATTCCCAATACAGTACTTCCCGAAAATATTTTGATGAAATACTCTTGCACAATTTTAGGCAGTTTATTTTATTACATTAGTCAATATTGAAACATCAAATAAACATGCAAAGTATAACTATCTATTTACAACAATTTCAGCGAACAAAATGTCTACATTCAAATGTTACAGCATGAACACATTTTACAGGAAGATGTCCCTAGAACATTGATGTCAATAACACAACATCACCTTGATATTTTTAGGAAAATAGGCTTCTCCAACGTTGGCCAATCAGTCTGTCAGAAGCAAGTGGGTAGGGGAGGGAATGTCGTATAGTACACTCTCATTGGTCAGGTTGGTTGCTTGGCCTTGCAGTACCTGGTCTTGTGTCCTGTGTAGAATGTGTCCTGCCATTGCGGATATTTATCCAATACTGTGTCCATTCACTGCAGAAAAACAGATCACTAATTATGTAGTTACGTCTTGGGAGAGGAGAGATTGAGGCGAGTCCAAAAAGAGGGGCTCACTTGACAACATTATTAAATAGCAAACACATTTGTTGCGAATCCACAGTAAAAGGAAATTGGAAATGGGAATTTGTGGGATTCTCGTGAAACAAAGGGAATATTTCCTTAGTGGTTTGATTTAGTGGATTATTTTGCTCCGTTTTGGCACTGGCTACAGTAGCGTAGGGGAATTCAGGTGACTCAACACAATGACCATGTGACATAGACTGTATGATTTAGCACTGATCTACATATATATTAGTTCAGTGCACATTTTTCTTCTTTACCATAGACCAGATTCTAAGAGAAGATCAAACTGTTCTTATAAAGTTGCTCTAGCAACACAGGGAAGCATTTTGTATCAAAACTGTAGTAAGTTCAATATAAGTGTACATTCAATGTAAGTAACATCTAAGTTTGGTACCCAGTGATAGTATAATTGAGGGCAGTTCTCTATAATATTAGATTTTTAGATAGCCTCCATTTGCATTGCATTACAATCAATACTTATCTTCCCCAAAGAAACAGAAAGCAAAATACAGTCATCATTGGTAACCGTGCAAAACAAAACCGAAATcattttttttctatttttctatttTCATCAGTAGTTTAGTTAGCTCATTACCAAAGATACTGTATTTGATATTTCATTCTATTGCACTGAACAAGACCATGCTTGGAGGAGCAAATTCATTGGATTGCGTTTTAGAAAAAGAGAAGGCTAGAAGAAAACCCTCATGGCGAAAATGAAATTAACACAAATGTTAATGCTGCATTATGGTGAATTATTTCAAATATAAACTTCCATTGTGCACATTCATTACGAGAACGCATTACTATGATCAATATCATAATCATGAAACAAATCGTTATGTTGTTATTCTATGCTCTGGACAACCTGCTTGTCAATGGCTTTACGGAAATGGGTGAAAGCATTGTAACAGAAAAATGCACTTAATATTTAGGATATAAACAAACATGCATAGATTGTGAGACTGTGTCTGTCTGCACAGGACTATGGAATGTTGCTGTGTTCCTTTTGCATGCTGATATAGCATGCTATTACCTTCGATGGAGGATTTTCCACGCAGCAATGAGAACTAAGGAGGAATCATTTCAAAATGTACGCAACAAAGTCAAAAGGGAACCATGAAGGATTACAAATCAAATTGAAATCTTTGGTCCTTTGGTTATTACTTCTATGTGAAAACATTATATATGACAATATATATGACATTCATCATCACTCACAATACACAACAGGACATTGACAAAAGATTGAGGGAGGAAGCTTTGCATGTTAGTTCAACATGCAAAGCTTTCTGGATGATGAACCGATGATTGATGATGACTTCCTGTTAAAATACAGTAGTGGTTTCACCTCTATTTAAAATGTCCTAAAACATCTAATACAAGGTGCTAGCGTTACGATTAAGACGGCATGTATCACAAAGCACAGCGGAAAATATTATCTACCAGCTCCAATGAAACAATACTGCATATATCACTGTTACTCGTGCGTCCACTAGGTGCTGTATATCCACACCGTTCTATTGCATTATTCCCGCATTATTCCTGCATTATTCCAGGTAAGGTGCTGGCAGTTGTGTCCCTTGTAAAACATAAAAAACAGAATAGTATGATGGAAACAGAATAGTATGATGACAAATTAAATAACATGGTTTATAGGTGCCTTTGAGAGTCAATTTCCATAATGTGGTGCAGAGAGCCAATGCTACTGGATATATAATGGTAATAAAGTGAGAGAGGAAATGGTAGcgggggggatgagagagagagaaaaagagagagtgaaatgtctctattcttttggaacttttgtgagtgtaatgtttactggtcattttttaaaatgtttatttcacttttgtttattatccatttgactttctttggcaatgtaaacataacATTTCTCATGCCAGTAAAGCAACTTAAATTGAAATTGTtttgagagacaaagagagagagagagagtatgcaaGGTTTAAAAAGGATTCTAAAGTTTGACATTTGTGCTTTAAAATTTCACACTTGATTTGCcgtaatgaaaaatgtatcaacccctacaagaAAACTAATTAATTATAGTCcatataataattcacatttcatgttgctgcaggatcattttcctgctgtagaaaactggctcaTATTAAGATCCTCGTCTATGACCAACAGCAGGCGAGAATAAAATAACCACATGGAAATCAATCAATTATGAAAAGCAGTAATGAGCTAAATAAGGTATAATAAATGTGGCACGGACATTTTATTCTCCTAAGGATGTTGACTGTACACTATGCCTCACTCATGACATGAATGTAAAAATATGCATTGTTTGAGAAAAAAACCACATGAATGAATCACAGACAGAAACATACCCAAACACACTCCCACACCCCTGTGATTACAAGTACAGGTAGTATGTCCAATAGAGGAGGTTGACGAATACAAAGGACAGGGGGAAGGTCATCCTGGAGTAATTGTCTATTAAGTGGGGATTCTCCACATGGCAACAGTTTGCAGCTCTGCGCAGGACCTTGCGGAGGAGGACCAGGACAATGAGGCAGCGGTTGGGGGGCTCCTCAGGGGCCTCAGGCTTGGGCTCACTCCCAGTGGGGCTGGAGGGGTAAAGCTCCAGCTCAGCTGTGGGCGCTAAGGCCGCCTCATCTGCAGCAGCTTTCTCCTTACGCCTCTTGGCCCGGTTGTTTTCAGCGGCGATGGTGGTGACCATGCCGTTCATCTCCTCGTCAAAGCCTCCCATCTGGTGACCGTACTGGaggaggggagagcgagagagagcgagagtgacaGTGAGAAGAGGATTGTAGAGTCGCCCCAATCAACTGATGCTCTCATCTGAAATAAACCCCAAAAATGGCGGAGATACTTACATCCATAGAGTACGAGCAGACGAAACATGGCAAAGGTGATGAAGATGATGACTCTGATAATGATGAGGATGACGACAACGATGACCACAGTAATAATGCTGATGATGACAATGATGATGAAAACGGCAACAATTACCGCACGACTGACGTTAACAACGCTGAAGGCCTCACCATGACTATGTTGGCGTCGGGATGGTTAAGGGTGCAGAAGTGGGCCACGGCGTACTCAATCAGGGCTCCGAAGATGAAGCTGAAGCAGATGCCCAGGTACACGTCGATGGCTTTGATGAAACAGTTGGCGTTGGGCAGGGACGTCCTGGCACCCATCATCAACGTGGTCATGGTCAGAACCGTGGTCACTCCTgtcacaatacacaacacaatggCTGGATGATTCATTAAGTGTTTGAAATCATCAAGATGTCCAGTGTCCTGGAGTTTTCATTTCCATTCACATATAACAACACAACCCCTAGGGCTTAATGATGGACGACGTCTCTCGTCACTCCACACATGTAGAATTCAGCTTGAGTTGACTTACCTGACATCaatacattgaacaaaaatataaacgcaacatgcaggAATTTCAAAGATTTTCCTGAATTACAGTTTGTAaggaaaatcagtcaatttaaataaattaatttggctctaatctatgggtttcacatgactggaaatacagatatgcatctgttggtcacagatacggtacctttaaaaaaagtaggggcatggatcagaaaatgAATCGTCACCTGGTGTGACTATAATTTTCCTCACAAATATCATTCACATTTAGTTGATTTTGCTTTTGATTGTGGACTATGGAATGCTGTCCCACTCCACTTCAATGGCTGTGCtgagttgctggatattggcgggaactggaacgcgctgtcgtacacgttaatccagagcatcccaaaaaaGCTCgggggacatgtctggtgagtatgcaggccatggaagaactggggacattttcagcttccaggtaTTGTGCAACATGGGGCTcgttgcattatcatgctgaaacatgatgtgatggcggtggatgaatggtacagtacgacaatgggcctcaggatctcgtcacggtatctctgtgcattcaaatttccatcgataaaatgcaattgtgttcgttgtccgtagcttatgcctgcccatactataaccccactgccaccatggggcactctgttcacaacgttgacatcagcaaaccgctcgcccacatgacgccatgCACGCTGTctaccatctgcccggtacatATGAAACAGATTCATCCGTTAAGAGCACACTTCTCTAGCGTGCCAGTGGGGCCATCGAAGGTGAGATTTGCCCACTGAAGCTGgttacgatgccgaactgcagtcaggtcaaaaccctggtgaggacgacgagtgcgtagatgagcttccctgagatggtttctaaCAGTTTGCGCAGAACTTtctcggttgtgcaaacccatagtttcatcagctgtccgggtggctgggctcagacgatcctgcaggtgaagaagccagatgtgtggatcctgggctggcgtggcgTGTCCTGGGCtgctgtggttacatgtggtctgcggttgtgagggaGGTTGGACATACTAAAACAAACTTGGAGTTGGCTTATggaagagaaattaacattcaattatctggcaacagctatggtggacattcctgcagtcagcaagctaattgcatgctccctcaaaacatctgtggcattggaaaaatgctcactaacagggatgtaaacaaatttgtgcacaaaatttgagagaaatatgtttttttgtgtatatggaaaatatctgggatcttttattttagctcatgaaacatgggaccaacactttacatgttacgaTTCTATATTTTTCAATGTACATCAGGCTAGATGTATAAATAATATTACAGTTATGTGAAGGTAAGCTAACAGGAGTATGAGTCACTTGTGGAACAGTCTATTTTCTCTATCTGCCTGCATTCTACAGATGAAGGATCTCAATTTGTTCACCCTTTTTGCAGgataactttcctgcaatgcaggacttTTAAAAacaacttgtagtgtattttagGTTCAAAACAACACGCTTTTACAGTCTCCCGTCAGAATTAGACATTCCTCCATGTTTCTGAAATGCCAAAATTTAGAAATTGTTTAAAGTGTTTGGTTACTTCTCTGTATCGTTCCATGTTGAAGTTAAGGCATTAACTCCGAATTCTTAAGGTAAGGTGTCTGCTAAGGTAAGGTGCTCCCTGGTTTGAGGGGCAGTGGTTTACCGATACAGATCCTTGCGGGGACGGAAGACTGGCTGATCCAGAAAGAGACCCAGGAGAGGACCACCAGCAGGCTGGAGGGAACGTACGTCTCCAGGATGAAGTACAGGATGCTTCTCTTCAGCTCAAAGTGGAAGATCAGCTTTGGGTAGTggcctgtgagagagagaaacagagtgagatGACAGCACAGAGACATGAGAACAAGTGTGCAAGTAGAACCCAAAAGTTTCCTGAAGGTTTCAatttactacctaccatcaattTTAAAAGATGAACGTGGCAAACATTTATAGGTCGATTATAATTTATGTTGAGTTGCTTGTCATGCCCATAATTGCCAAAAGCTTCATGCTGATAAATATCCTTTTAGGTACCCCTAAGTAAATGTGTCACGCACGCTAATGTTTCATCTGTCACAAAAGACTCAAACTAAACAGTAGCCAAACGGTAGTATATGTGTGAAAGGATAATGTTAAAGGTAGGACGTGAAAGTTGAACCTGTTTCATAGATGGCCTCAGACGCAGATGTGTAGTGGTCCTCTACTGTGTACTGAGCCAGACGCAGCGTGTCCAAGCCACTGACCGACTCATTCCCTCTGGTCCAGTAGAACATCACATCATTGATGTTgtagccccctgtatatatatatagagagagagaaagagagagaagaagagagaagaagagaagaaagatGATGTCAAGTCAAAGACAGCAAGATAGGTAATGTGGGTCTATTGCACTAAGTGGCTATATGTTTTTGAAATAGCACTTTATCACACATACCAATGTACTACTTAAGCATCTAAAATACAAACTACCGTCCATAAAATAATGAATAAAGGTTAGCTGGTCACTGAGCTGTAAGTGTGCGACAGCCACAAGCAAGCTTCGCAATGTTAATATTTTATTCAAACTACTTTTTATTAAATATGCTTTATTAAATAAGTAACGTAGGGCAACAGCCCTCCATTGCTCATTGTGAAGAACTGTGACAGTAAGACTGAATAGGAAATGCTAATGCAAATGCAGGGCAAAAGAAGGCCAGAAGGAAAGAGCGGCAATGAGGACATCACTGCTTTAAGTTTCCTTCCTGCCGAACACCCCAGCAGGTGATTCATACATATTTCACGTCTTATATATATCAGGACCTTACATAatcccagtggtggaaaaagtactcaattgtcatacttgagtaaaagtaaagataccttcatagaaaatgactcaagtaaaagttacccagtaaaatactacttgagtaaaagtctaaaatgtacttaagtatctgtcacgccctgatctgtttcaccttgtcttcacccccctccaggtgtcgcttatttccctggtgtatatatccctgtgtttcctgtcttgtATGcctttcaagtcaaccagcgtttttccccGTACTCCTGCTTCTattctcttttgctagtcctcccggtttttgacccttgcctgttttctggactccgtacccgcctgccctgacctcgagcctgtctgccactctgtacctcctggactctcaACTGGTTtggaccttttgcctgtccacgaccattcccATACCCCTTTTGGATTGTTTAATAAATATCAAGActcgaaccatctgcctcccgtgtctgcatctgtgtCTCGCCGTGTGCCCTTTATAGTATCAAGAGTAAAAGTCTAAACCAATTAAAAGCAAATCCGATGGCACAATTTTGTTTTTATTGATGGAAGCcaggggctcactccaacactcagacatgatttacaaacaaagcatttgtgtctagtgagtccgccagatcagaggcagtagggatgttctcttgataagtgttttCAATTTTCCTGtccaaatgtaatgagtacttttgggtgtcggggaaaatgtatggagtaaaaaagaCGTTATTTTCCTTAGGAATGTcatgaagtaaaagtaaaaagttGTCAAAAGGATAAGTAGTAAAGTAcggatacccccaaaaactacttaagtagtactttaaattatttttacttGAGTACTTTGCACCTCTGCATAATCCTACAGTCCATCCTACATAGGATTTAGAAGAGCTCACAGTAACACATAACAGTGCACATAAACATTTGTAAAGTGCTTACTCAATGTGTACTGAAATCTTGAAAGAAGGTTCAGGAGGGCAACTTAATTCCCTTCAATAGTATTTATTGCTGACACGTTTTTAGAACAAGCTGTTTACTTTAATTGGCATTCATTTATAAGGAATAAAGCCACAAGCTATATAGGATCAACATTTCTTCCTGGCAATATGGCTACAACTCCGAAACATAAAAGTCCAACCACCTGGCACTTCAGATGGGCTAAAGCAAAcagttgaacccaggtctgctccgAAATACACGTTTTCTATCCCCACGTCAACCTTGCCTTTGGAGATTCACTATGAGACGTAGTTTAGTAATTGACCTGCAGAGGGAGACGTAGAATAAGACGCCCTACGACGCGGCTGTGACTGGAAGAGAAGAAATCTCCATTAAACTGGGACACACAGAATCCCCATTTCCTGTGTGCTTCAATACATTAAACACTCATTATCTTATGGCTCTTACTCTACCCTCTCACCATCTCCCGAGAGACACAACATGTGTGAAAATCCAGGGATGTCATAAGTTATTGAGGAAAGAGTGTTTAAATGTAATGCAGAGCACCCTGACGAAAAGTAACAAGAGACATTGAAGCCGATGAGGATCTCTTGTTGTATCTTTTTCAGTGTTGTTGTGTTTTCTCTATAACCAACGAATTGCGGAACTCATGATATTTGTGACTGCCGGGTCAGGGCAATGTGCAAATTGGGTATGAAGCGTGTGCCGGGGGCCGTGGTCCTGTGCAGTAGCGCGGGAATGGTTACATTAGGAAATTAAGGGGCTGTCTTAAGGTGCTCTGAAGCCTGAAAAGTGTACTGCACTGCAGCCTGGAGAGATGAAAGCTTTTGCCTCTTAAAATATCCTGCTCACTGAGACACTGAGATGAGCGCATCTTAAAAATGGCTGCATAGAGACTTTTAAAATCTTCAAAACCAAATCTCGCTACAGTATGGGCGTGGTCTCATCATTAAGCAACAATCAAACCTGGCTGTGAATGTCTTCCCGACTCCAGGCCTTTTCTGCTGTCAGTAGCCACTAAAATATGTCTCCGCCATATCTATCTAAACACCTGGTGCTCGTCTTCTCTTTAAACTTCCTTGTTGGAAGTAAAGTGTGGGCTGGGGAGCGAGGACGAGCGGGGACCAATGTTCAATTTTTGGCAGCACATTAAAAATAATTAAACCTCACAGTCTAGCTCTTTTCAGTGTGCCGCTGAAGCAAGGCTGTGGGAGTCTGGGATGCACAGTATACGTTTAACCTGGCAGTAATGTAAAGGGGAAAATCCTTGACTTACCTCGACATGTATTGAGTGGGATGAGTGGGACAGGAGCTCCCTCTGGTTGAGTTTGATGTTGACATGACGTTCGATGTGTTGCTTTGGCAGCGATTTGACTATAGCTTAGCACGACTTGCTGTCATTAAAGGTTGTGGAGGCGAgcgaggaagagggagggagagagagagagtgggagagaaagagaaggatgaagagagagagagagagagagagagagaggagagagagagagagagagagagagagagagaacgaggaagAGAGAAATGAATGGAAAAAGAGAGACTTCTGCTCTAAACCCTTTGTGTTCCTTCCTTGCTGGCTCCCTGCTGTTTTGAGCTTATATAACACAGAGCTCCAGCTAGAGCTGAGGCTGTATCAGAGACAAGACAGGCGTGATCCCAATATGTGGATGGCTGGTGAGGGCTGGTGACTAGCGTGAAGAGGGTTTGGGGCCAGCAAAGGATAAGAAGCTGGGCCGATGGGGGCAGACACTGTCCCTGTTTCCATGAGTTACAGG includes these proteins:
- the LOC118369548 gene encoding gamma-aminobutyric acid receptor subunit pi isoform X1; translation: MMAVLRSGVRVFIMLLISRMLENSLLSAEVKEGEILPPTIQKLMKGYNKYLRPFFDNGPVTVGMSLDIASIDTISEINMDYTATIFLRQRWTDERLVFEGNKSLSLDGRLVELLWVPDTFIVDSKKSFLHDITVENRLIRIFPNGTVLYALRITTTVACNMDLTKYPMDKQTCTLQLESWGYNINDVMFYWTRGNESVSGLDTLRLAQYTVEDHYTSASEAIYETGHYPKLIFHFELKRSILYFILETYVPSSLLVVLSWVSFWISQSSVPARICIGVTTVLTMTTLMMGARTSLPNANCFIKAIDVYLGICFSFIFGALIEYAVAHFCTLNHPDANIVMYGHQMGGFDEEMNGMVTTIAAENNRAKRRKEKAAADEAALAPTAELELYPSSPTGSEPKPEAPEEPPNRCLIVLVLLRKVLRRAANCCHVENPHLIDNYSRMTFPLSFVFVNLLYWTYYLYL
- the LOC118369548 gene encoding gamma-aminobutyric acid receptor subunit pi isoform X2, with amino-acid sequence MMAVLRSGVRVFIMLLISRMLENSLLSAEVKEGEILPPTIQKLMKGYNKYLRPFFDNGPVTVGMSLDIASIDTISEINMDYTATIFLRQRWTDERLVFEGNKSLSLDGRLVELLWVPDTFIVDSKKSFLHDITVENRLIRIFPNGTVLYALRITTTVACNMDLTKYPMDKQTCTLQLESWGYNINDVMFYWTRGNESVSGLDTLRLAQYTVEDHYTSASEAIYETGHYPKLIFHFELKRSILYFILETYVPSSLLVVLSWVSFWISQSSVPARICIGVTTVLTMTTLMMGARTSLPNANCFIKAIDVYLGICFSFIFGALIEYAVAHFCTLNHPDANIVMSHHLHHLCHVSSARTLWITVTRWEALTRR